ACGCGTAAATCATTGGAATAAGCGTGCATCGAAAATCCTCCTTTTGGGATTCTACGCCCGGCACGCACATTTGGTCAAAAAAAACAAAGATGCTAGCAAAGGATTTCCGCCAGTTGTTAGCTAGCTAAAAAGCGCTCTAGAAAGCGTATTATCGCGGCGCTTCCAGTTGCCAAAAAGAACGCCCGATCCGGAACGATGATCCGGATCGGGCATTGCGTTAATAAGCCGTGTGTTTTCAGCAATTTCCATCAACACCTCCAGGGCAGACACCTGTGATGTTCTGAAAATTTATTCCCGCTCATGGCCGCGGTGATCATGCTCTTCGGAATCATGATGAGGTCGCTTGTGATCAGACTGACGCTCGCGGTGGGATGATTTCTTGTGACGATCCTTTTCGTCGTCATCATCTGCATCGTTATCGTTGTCGTCATCGTCTGCATCCTCATCGGAGTCATCATCACCTTTTCGTGCCCCTTTTTTGCCACCTCCCCTGGCGTGCTGGTCATCCTTGCGCTCTTTTGCGCCACGCTCCAATTTACCGCGGGGGGGACCTTCTCGATGGCCTTGGGGGGGACCAAATCCGCGTTCCATCCCTGGACCCATGCCACGGCCACTTCGACCTGCGGGGCCAAAGGTAGGACCCATGCGGGCTGGACCGGGGCCACCCCCAGGAAACCCGCGCGGCGCAAAGCCAGGTCCACGGGCACGGCGTAATTCCGCTCTCAGGGCCGCGACTTCTGCTTGCAATTCATCCACATCCGCTTGAATTTTTCGTAACATCCGCAGTACGGCCATATCACCCGGAGTCGGCGCGCCACCTGGACCAAGCGGACGGGGTGCCGCGTTTTCTCCCTCGAGACGTCGTTCCCGACGGGCAAACTCGCCGGAATCCCCGGGGGGGTCGCGGGGCGGCGGCTGATTCTCCCATCCCTCGACCGGCGGGCCTCCAAAACCCCGACCGCCACCACCGGGCATGCTACGGCCACTAAATCCTCTCCCGGGCGATCCCCCATCCGGCCCGCCGCCAAATCCCCCCATGGCACCGGGGGGAGGGCCGCGACGCGGTCCACCGGGGGGTGGCGCGCCCTCGCGCGGACCTCTTGCGGGAGGAGCGTTATCCCGGGGTTCGCCCGCGCGGGGGCCAGGTCCGCGAGGTCCCCGTTCTCGGGGATTTGCCTCATCGCCGCGACGGTCGGGTTCTTTATCGCGGGGAGGAGGTGCTTTGGCTTCTTTCCGGGACTCTTTGGATTTGCGTTCTTCGGCATCATCCTCATCGCCATCATCGTCGCCATCTTCATCGGCGAATTTTACATAATTCATTTCCGAGTCTGCATCCGCGTCCAATGCCTGGACCAATTGTGCCTGCAATTCCGCGATGCGCGCGGTTAATTCGTCCACCCGCGCGCTATTGCCGACGCTGGTCGCGGTCTCGATATCGATCAGGATTTGGGCATGGGGATTTGGGTCTGTCGCGTCCCCGGCCAAGGCCGGAACCGACGAAAATCCGGCGGGCAGCAATACCGCCCCCGCGACCAACCACCACCCGCGCCACAAGTTGTCAAATAACCCGGCGCGGTTGCGCCATCGCGGTGTAAATCGCCTCATACAAATGCTCCTAAAAAAGGTGTGAATAAAAACAGGCATTTCAGCCGCGCGTATAATTGAATCAACAAGTTCGCGCGGCACCTTGCGTCCTGTTTACCTCCCTCAACTTGCAACAACCTGTCACTCCCAACAGGATGCCCGACGGCGCATCATGGCGGCATCGCTTTTGCTATGTCACCGCCAATCGTCGCCTCCCCACATGACCGCCGCTAAACCGCCGCGCTTTCCCGCGCAGATATTTTGCGTTGCAGCGTCTGGACCAGATGTCCAAGTTCGCATTCGCTGGGCGCGGCACAATCGATTAAATCCCCGAAGAGGGACACCAGGGAACCGCGATACACCCGCGTCAACATGTCGTGTAACATGCCGTGCAGGGTTTTGCGTTCCTCAACCCCGGCCGCATACACAAAAGCGCGCCCCCGGGTGCGCCGCGCCAAGAGGCCTTTGTCGGTCATGACCTTAAGTATGGTCATGATCGAGGTGTAGGCGCGGGGTTTATGGGGTAGCAGCAACTGATGGACATCGCGCACGGTCAATTCACCATGCTCCCAGACAAGACGCAAGATCTCAAATTCACCCGGAGTGGGAAAGGGAAGCCGTGGACGAGCCATGTTGCAAGCGGAACGGACAAGGTGAAAACGCGTAATTGTCTGACAATTGCGTTAATAAACCCCCGGAACAGTCCAGAGTTTCGCCTTTTTTGGGGATTTTTTCCTTGCGCCGCGAGTCGCCACGAGTTTTTTTTCGCTAGCGAGTCCTCGGACACGGGACAGATTGGCCCGCGGTAACACTGCTGTTGCCAAAATACGGCCTTTTGCGTACCTTATCGCGGATTTTTAGCCGTGCCAGCCGTTAAGGCGCATCCGCGAAAAAGAGCCTGGACGCCACCAGCCGGGAGACAACCCATGAAAATTCAACGACACGCCCTGCCCGCGGCCCTGTTATTAACCGTGGCCTGTGGTTGTCATCATCGCTGGGGGGGAGGAAGTGGCCAGTACGGTACTCTTACCGCGCCTCCAGCCTATAGCACGCCTCCCCAATACGCCGTGGCCCAGCCAACTGTTATTACCCAGCCCGTCGCGGCACAACCCACTCCGCAGCCAACAATAGTGCAGCCGAGAGTAGTGCAAGCGACCCCCGCCCCCCAGCCGGTCACCGTGGTTCAACCGTCAGTTGTGCAGTCAACTAATAATTCTGTGCAGTCAACAATTAACACTGGGCAGCCCACGAATAGTACCGTGCAGCCCACAAGCTACTATGTCAGCGAGAATGTCTGTTGCCCTCCCTGTCCCTGCGTTTGTCCCTAACCCGCCGGGGACCAAGGGGACTAAATTTAGGCCGCCTTGGGGGTGGCAATCACCCGGGCGGTGTTAATTGTCACCGCCTTGCGCGGACGATCATTACCATCCGTGGGAACAGCGCCGATGGCCTTAACCACTGCCAAACTTTCGGGGTTGGCCGTATTGCCAAAAGCCGTGTACTGCCCGTCGAGATGCGGGACGCGTTCTAAACAGATAAAAAATTGTGAACCGGCCGAGTTGGGATCGTTGCTGCGGGCCATAGAAAGCACGCCGGGGTTGTGCGGCAATTTATTAAATTCAGCGGGAATCGTATAGCCAGGGCCCCCCATGCCCGAACCGGCGGGACAGCCCCCTTGAATCATAAATCCGCTGATCACGCGGTGAAAAACCAGCCCGTTATAAAAGCCAATTTCCGCTAGCGCAAGCATGTTTTTGCAATGGCCGGGCGCGACTTGCGGCTCAAAATCCAACAAGATATTTCCCGCGGAGGTTTGCAGTTCCAATTGATAGTCAAACTTGGAAAAATCAATCTGCCGCTGGGCGGCGGCCACTTCGGCTTGGCGGTTTTTAGACATGAAAAACGATAGGTTGGGCGAGGGGAACTTGCCCATCTAAGCCGGGCAAAATGACTCTACTTACACCACGTTCATTTGTAATCTAGCAAATAGCTCGGTACTTTCGCAGGGGGGGCAGCGCGCCCCCGGCGGATTGCGAGGGAATTTATAAAGGGGGGGAATGGCGGGGGGTCAAAGGATCACTTGCCCATGTCCGGCGGATTGACGGGAAGCTCCGCGGCGTCCCCCCAGCGCAGTTGTACCAGTTGCCCCTGGGTTTGGACGTTAATCGTCCGCGCGACGGGATCGGCGCGAAAATGCAAATACCCACTGGGCTGGGGAGAGTTGACTTCGGCCATGATTTTACCGGTGCGCTGATCCAATGCCGTTAGTTTGGTATATTGTCGGGCACTGACGCCGCTTTTTTGCTCGACCACATTGGCGGCAAATAAAATGAGCGGCGTTTCCGTCAACTGTGTCGGCAGCAATGTAACTTCTTCGACTTTTTGCTCCCACAATTGCTTGCCGCTGCGATTGCTGATGCCATACACATAGCCGGATAACGGCAACGTGGTTTGGTTGCCAATATTCAAGCCGTTAATGTAGCGATTATCTCGATTGACATGCGGTCTGCCCAACACCGCGATGGTGCGCTCGGCATTGCGAAACAGTTGAAACTCGCCCAGGCTGACTTCGGGATGAACTTGCGATTCCAATAACGTTTCGCCGGTCTTTAAATTCAAAAAGGATAAAACGCCATGATGCTCATACACCACGCATTCCCGCTGCTCCAGCAACCTGGCTTGGGCATTTACTAAAAAATCCCGCTGCCATACCGTGTCATCGGCGGCCAGGTCCAATAGCCGCATGCGTTGCCTGGCATCGGCCAGTTCGCTGATCAACAGACGTGTCCCCCATTGATCCACCCAGGTGTTTTCCGGCGGCACGGTGACAGTGCGCAGGTCCATGCCATCCGCGGCCCGAATCACGCGCACCGCGGGGGAGTTTTCTGAATAGACGCAAAGGGCGCGGCGGTCGCCGGTGATTTCCTGGGCGGGGGGGACGCCCTGGCGCACCCACCGGGTCTGCCCGGTCAAGGTGTCCAGCGCGGCCAACTTTGGCCCCCGCTGAATGCAGACCAATTCTGGCGTGGCCAGCCAAATGCCGCAAAGTGGCTGCCCCTGGCGGTCCAGCACCAACATCCGCGTTTTGCCGTTGGGCATTTTGATCATCCGTTGGCGGATATTTTGCAGATCATCCTGCAACAGCGAGGTTAAATCAACTTTCCAAAGCAATTGCGGCTGCTTGTCGATCAACTGGCTGGTATCAAAGGCCCAGACGGAAAATGCCGTCTTCAGCAACAGCAAATGCCCCACAAACCTGGCCTGGGCCATGTTGTTGGTAAAAGCCATCCCCTGAAAGCGGCTGGCCGAGGTATCATCCCGTAAATTGACGCGAAAGACATCTTGGCCCGTGCCATCCTCGCAAATCAACTCCTGCATGTTATTCTGGGAACTAAATGACAACTTTGTCCCGGCCCAGACTAAATCGCGCTGGGGGTGGATTTCCACGGGGATCATATACCGGGTCAAAGGCTGGCTATGCTGGTCGACGGTCGCTGGCCCGCCGGGCCAAAAGTGATAAGAATTCTCTCGCTGTTCAATTTTTGGCAGAGAGCGCAGTTCCGCGACGGTTTGTTCAGCCAACGGCGGCAAGGGGGATACCCGCTGCGCGTTGGCCAGGCTGGCCTCGCGTGATAGCCGCCATAAAGCGGCGTCATTCCCATTGGTCCGCCAAAGTTGGATTAATTGTCCATAAGCCGCGGACTGGCCCGGCTCATCCCCTGTTTCACAGATTTCGTGCAAGAGCAATTCCGCCGCCAGGTTTTCATGTTTGTCCCGCAATTTAGCGGCTAGGGAAAGCGCGCGGGGAGTCTGCGGAACAACTTCCCGCAGGATATTTAGCCACCGGCGGGCCGCCTGGGGCTCCTCCTCATTCCACCGCGCCGCCACAAAACCTTCCAGTTCTTTGACAATGGTTTCCCGTTCGGCGGGGTTCGCCGCGGTTAGCATTTCGGCTAAAAAGGCGGCGGGCCAGTAATCGTTACGCAGGCTTACCGTTCCCGGGGCATACGGTTGCAAGCGGTGTTCAGCGGGTAATTCGGTTAGCGCAAATAACTCGCCCAAGGCGGAGCGAATGTCGGACTTGCGCAGATGCTGTCGAATCAGAATTTGTGACAGTCGCAATTGATGTTGGGGGTCCGTGGAGATGGCCCGCAAGATGGGCAAGTTGTCGGCATACTGGTCAAAATTTACTTCGCAAGCGGCAAAGAGGGACTCCCGCAAGAGGTTTTCATTAGTGGCGTCGGGCGCGGTCCGCCAGGATTTTTTTAGTGATTCTATCGCTTCTCCCAATTCCCCCTGGGTTAATTGAATTTCCCCCAGGGCCGACCAAGCCGCGGCAGAGTTGGGATCGGCGGCCAACGCGGCCGTCGCCCACTCGTGCTGTTCGGACAAAGAACGATGGCATTCCACCCCATGTGGCGAAAGGGATAAAATCTCACCGCGATGCACGATCAAATTTCCCGGCACTTGCCCCGTGCGCGAACGCGAGCGCCCTAAAACTCGCCCGGTTTTGATTTCGTACTTCACGACTTCGCCTGAATCCAACGGCAAGTAATATGCCTCTCCCGCGCGGTACCCTCTTCCGCTAGGTTGCCCCGTCCCCAGGCTTTCACTCCACAGTGACGAGCCGTCGGCCGCGCTGAGGGCGTGGATTTCGCCGGTAGAGATGACAAGCACCCGTTCGTCCGCCACTTCGGCCACATATAAAATTTCTTCCCCGGATTGCTTGGAAAGCTCCAACCGCCACAATTCCCGCCCG
The Pirellulales bacterium genome window above contains:
- a CDS encoding BlaI/MecI/CopY family transcriptional regulator, giving the protein MARPRLPFPTPGEFEILRLVWEHGELTVRDVHQLLLPHKPRAYTSIMTILKVMTDKGLLARRTRGRAFVYAAGVEERKTLHGMLHDMLTRVYRGSLVSLFGDLIDCAAPSECELGHLVQTLQRKISARESAAV
- a CDS encoding PQQ-binding-like beta-propeller repeat protein, with amino-acid sequence MRLKIFNFDIYRGFCGLAVLLFCGVGAYARLAAQQPLLVTQNADQSDQSGVLFAADRQLILQLERAKKYLVEDRIDDGLLLLTDILKSPSDQFYRPANPGPYVSLKSAAREILGQLSGDAKASYELQFTALAEQQLRTALAEQDPQKILDVARLWFYTPAGQTAGWLYARHCLDQGEYLSAALALDRLHADPAARARFDPQLSLLFALCWSRGGHPERALAILDEMRRQHPRGLTLGGQTIAWYATSTEAPLWLAELVGNTAKNSAHGEDWSVFRGRPNRNPNASAGLPLLSPRWRIELLPSAGADHQQTELEQQLGGPPAPTLPPGQLLASGDLILVPHRQQLQGIDFRTGKLIWYYPPLSSTTDKTSGAPIPGGQRQSQLVKAGSLHANSIDEWHVYTLQNPPYNSQQVFPARQAAPVPGRVAAPLARPLSNLLCALSIAKQGALEWQVGGPTGENEPRLANVYFLGAPLPLQRELYILGEVGNELSLYCLAAENGRLIWSQPLLRSEIPLADAPQRQISNLAPSFADGLLICPTRQGVVVGVDVFQRGLAWAATYPTEQVFSVARRRRGLTPYDYQGGVYNRGTEGVAVIERGRVFLGPSDSDCLLCLDLHSGRELWRLELSKQSGEEILYVAEVADERVLVISTGEIHALSAADGSSLWSESLGTGQPSGRGYRAGEAYYLPLDSGEVVKYEIKTGRVLGRSRSRTGQVPGNLIVHRGEILSLSPHGVECHRSLSEQHEWATAALAADPNSAAAWSALGEIQLTQGELGEAIESLKKSWRTAPDATNENLLRESLFAACEVNFDQYADNLPILRAISTDPQHQLRLSQILIRQHLRKSDIRSALGELFALTELPAEHRLQPYAPGTVSLRNDYWPAAFLAEMLTAANPAERETIVKELEGFVAARWNEEEPQAARRWLNILREVVPQTPRALSLAAKLRDKHENLAAELLLHEICETGDEPGQSAAYGQLIQLWRTNGNDAALWRLSREASLANAQRVSPLPPLAEQTVAELRSLPKIEQRENSYHFWPGGPATVDQHSQPLTRYMIPVEIHPQRDLVWAGTKLSFSSQNNMQELICEDGTGQDVFRVNLRDDTSASRFQGMAFTNNMAQARFVGHLLLLKTAFSVWAFDTSQLIDKQPQLLWKVDLTSLLQDDLQNIRQRMIKMPNGKTRMLVLDRQGQPLCGIWLATPELVCIQRGPKLAALDTLTGQTRWVRQGVPPAQEITGDRRALCVYSENSPAVRVIRAADGMDLRTVTVPPENTWVDQWGTRLLISELADARQRMRLLDLAADDTVWQRDFLVNAQARLLEQRECVVYEHHGVLSFLNLKTGETLLESQVHPEVSLGEFQLFRNAERTIAVLGRPHVNRDNRYINGLNIGNQTTLPLSGYVYGISNRSGKQLWEQKVEEVTLLPTQLTETPLILFAANVVEQKSGVSARQYTKLTALDQRTGKIMAEVNSPQPSGYLHFRADPVARTINVQTQGQLVQLRWGDAAELPVNPPDMGK
- a CDS encoding peptidylprolyl isomerase; the protein is MSKNRQAEVAAAQRQIDFSKFDYQLELQTSAGNILLDFEPQVAPGHCKNMLALAEIGFYNGLVFHRVISGFMIQGGCPAGSGMGGPGYTIPAEFNKLPHNPGVLSMARSNDPNSAGSQFFICLERVPHLDGQYTAFGNTANPESLAVVKAIGAVPTDGNDRPRKAVTINTARVIATPKAA